A genomic segment from uncultured Marinifilum sp. encodes:
- a CDS encoding Mur ligase family protein, translating into MKVHFIAVGGSAMHNLAIALHKKGYTVSGSDDEIFEPSKSRLQKYGILPEKWGWYPDKLTADIDAIILGMHARIDNPELLKAQELGLKIYSYPEYIYEQTKDKTRIVIGGSHGKTTTTSMVMHVFKENNIDFDYMVGAQIEGFETMVKLSKNTEIAIFEGDEYLSSPIDRRPKFHLYHPNIALLTGIAWDHINVFPTFENYVEQFEIFTKLIQPNGSLIYFDKDEHINKIVNNKRKDINYIPYDTPKFKLINNKTVLTTNFGDIELEIFGEHNLQNLMGAYYICKKAGLSDKDFYSTIQTFSGAAKRLQKLSESNSCIVFQDFAHSPSKLKATTEAVKKQFTNRKLIACMELHTFSSLKKEFLPQYKNTMKLADEAIVYFNPKTLEHKKLEPITKEQVREAFGGKNVTVYTDSDEVISNLLSNNFENTNVLLMSSGNFSGVNLCQLADKIIAKS; encoded by the coding sequence ATGAAAGTTCATTTTATTGCAGTTGGTGGTAGCGCCATGCACAATTTAGCTATTGCACTTCACAAAAAAGGATATACAGTTTCAGGTTCGGATGATGAGATTTTTGAACCCTCGAAATCAAGATTACAGAAATACGGTATTTTACCAGAAAAATGGGGTTGGTATCCCGACAAATTAACTGCAGATATAGATGCCATTATTCTGGGAATGCACGCAAGAATAGATAATCCGGAATTACTAAAAGCACAAGAATTAGGCTTAAAAATATACTCGTACCCCGAATACATTTACGAACAAACAAAAGATAAAACAAGAATTGTTATCGGCGGAAGCCATGGAAAAACAACTACTACATCCATGGTAATGCATGTTTTTAAAGAAAATAATATCGATTTTGATTACATGGTTGGAGCTCAAATTGAAGGCTTCGAAACTATGGTTAAATTGAGCAAAAATACTGAAATTGCAATTTTTGAAGGAGACGAATACCTATCATCTCCAATCGATCGTCGTCCAAAATTTCATTTATATCATCCTAATATTGCCCTTTTAACAGGAATTGCCTGGGATCATATTAATGTATTTCCCACATTCGAAAACTATGTTGAACAATTTGAAATTTTCACAAAACTAATTCAACCAAATGGTAGTTTAATTTATTTCGATAAAGATGAACATATCAATAAAATAGTTAACAATAAGAGAAAAGACATTAATTATATTCCTTACGATACACCAAAGTTTAAACTCATAAATAACAAAACTGTTCTTACTACTAATTTTGGAGATATAGAGTTGGAAATTTTTGGAGAACACAACCTTCAAAATTTAATGGGTGCTTATTATATATGCAAAAAAGCCGGACTAAGCGATAAAGATTTTTACAGTACTATTCAAACATTTTCGGGTGCAGCCAAGCGATTACAAAAGCTATCGGAAAGTAATTCGTGTATCGTTTTTCAGGACTTTGCACACTCTCCTTCTAAACTAAAAGCTACTACGGAAGCTGTTAAAAAGCAATTTACCAACAGAAAATTAATTGCCTGCATGGAACTGCATACTTTTAGTAGTCTGAAAAAAGAATTTTTACCACAATACAAAAACACAATGAAACTTGCCGATGAAGCCATAGTATATTTTAATCCTAAAACTTTAGAACACAAAAAACTAGAACCCATTACAAAAGAACAGGTTAGAGAGGCTTTTGGAGGCAAAAATGTAACAGTTTACACCGATTCAGATGAAGTGATATCAAACCTTTTATCGAATAATTTTGAGAATACAAATGTACTGTTAATGAGTTCAGGAAATTTCTCTGGAGTTAACCTTTGCCAATTGGCAGATAAGATTATAGCTAAATCTTAA
- a CDS encoding MBL fold metallo-hydrolase: MEIYNIETGNFMCDGGAMFSVVPKIMWSKKYPCNEDNYCNCAIRSLLVVDGDRKILIDNGTGDKQSEDFFKHQHLNGDDSLLASLKNVGVSANDITDVVFTHLHFDHCGGAVKWNKDRSGYELVFKNAKHWVGKQQWENYLNPNIREADAFFDENIMPIKESGKLNFVEEEGELFPNFEVRFFNGHTPGLMIPIINNKGQKICFAGDFIPTAANVPVKWLASYDLNPTASLKEKDNFLKEAVQENYILFFQHDITTECCNLIQTERGIKVKECFALSEIDKY; this comes from the coding sequence ATGGAAATATACAATATTGAGACGGGAAATTTTATGTGTGATGGTGGTGCAATGTTTAGTGTTGTTCCAAAAATAATGTGGAGCAAAAAATATCCGTGTAACGAAGATAATTATTGTAATTGTGCCATAAGAAGTTTGCTTGTGGTAGATGGTGATAGAAAAATTTTAATTGACAATGGTACCGGAGATAAGCAAAGTGAAGATTTCTTTAAGCATCAGCATTTAAATGGTGATGATAGTTTATTGGCTTCGCTTAAAAATGTTGGGGTTTCGGCTAATGATATTACTGATGTTGTTTTTACTCATTTGCACTTTGATCATTGCGGAGGTGCGGTTAAGTGGAATAAAGATAGATCGGGTTATGAGCTGGTGTTTAAAAATGCGAAACATTGGGTTGGGAAACAGCAGTGGGAAAATTATCTGAATCCTAATATTAGAGAAGCTGATGCTTTTTTCGATGAAAATATTATGCCTATTAAAGAATCGGGTAAACTTAATTTTGTTGAAGAAGAAGGGGAGTTATTTCCGAATTTTGAAGTTCGTTTTTTTAATGGACATACCCCAGGATTAATGATTCCTATAATTAATAATAAAGGTCAAAAAATTTGTTTTGCTGGCGACTTTATTCCTACGGCAGCTAATGTGCCAGTAAAGTGGCTGGCAAGTTATGATCTTAATCCTACTGCTTCCTTAAAAGAAAAAGACAACTTCTTAAAAGAAGCTGTCCAGGAAAATTATATTTTATTTTTTCAACATGATATTACAACTGAGTGTTGTAATTTAATTCAAACAGAGAGAGGAATTAAAGTAAAAGAGTGTTTTGCTTTGTCCGAAATAGATAAATATTAA